From Halomicrobium salinisoli, the proteins below share one genomic window:
- a CDS encoding Gfo/Idh/MocA family protein produces MTLDVGILGYRFMGKAHSNALDRLPMFFPDAPETNRDVIVGRDEEALSEAADTLGFDRTATDWRDVVDEVDVFYNLGPNHVHAEPAIAALEAGTPVFCEKPLAPTLETAEEMADAAADADVVAGTAFNYRFVPAIQYAKGLIKDGELGEIHHFRGQYLQDWLVDPEAPWSWRNDEEMAGSGALGDLGAHTVDLAHFLLGNAAGDITEVSGQLRTFVEERPVGDGGSLEDSGSDDAVETREVTVDDAYSAQVAFENGAMGTLEASRFANGHKNAHTIEIEGSKGGVKFDLERLNELQVKREGSRGYERVLVTDADDPYIEHWWPPGHVIGWEHTFVHENYEFLSAIAGDGAFQPSFQDGLKAQRVLAAIEESDERGERVSLE; encoded by the coding sequence ATGACGCTCGACGTCGGAATCCTGGGCTACCGCTTCATGGGCAAGGCCCACTCGAACGCGCTGGATAGACTCCCGATGTTCTTCCCCGACGCCCCGGAGACGAACCGGGACGTCATCGTCGGCCGCGACGAGGAGGCCCTCTCCGAGGCCGCGGACACGCTGGGCTTCGACCGCACCGCCACGGACTGGCGGGACGTCGTCGACGAGGTCGACGTCTTCTACAACCTCGGCCCGAACCACGTCCACGCAGAGCCCGCCATCGCGGCGCTGGAGGCCGGGACGCCAGTCTTCTGCGAGAAGCCGCTGGCACCGACCCTGGAGACGGCCGAGGAGATGGCCGACGCGGCCGCCGACGCCGACGTCGTCGCGGGGACGGCCTTCAACTACCGGTTCGTGCCCGCCATCCAGTACGCGAAGGGCCTGATCAAGGACGGCGAACTCGGCGAGATTCACCACTTCCGGGGGCAGTACCTCCAGGACTGGCTCGTCGATCCCGAGGCGCCGTGGTCGTGGCGCAACGACGAGGAGATGGCCGGCAGCGGCGCGCTGGGCGACCTCGGTGCCCACACCGTCGACCTCGCGCACTTCCTGCTCGGGAACGCGGCCGGCGACATCACGGAGGTCAGCGGCCAGCTCCGGACCTTCGTCGAGGAGCGGCCCGTCGGCGACGGCGGGAGCCTCGAGGACTCCGGTAGCGACGACGCCGTCGAGACCCGCGAGGTCACCGTCGACGACGCCTACAGCGCCCAGGTCGCCTTCGAGAACGGCGCCATGGGCACGCTGGAGGCCTCCCGCTTCGCCAACGGCCACAAGAACGCCCACACCATCGAGATCGAGGGCTCGAAGGGCGGCGTCAAGTTCGACCTCGAACGGCTGAACGAACTGCAGGTCAAGCGCGAGGGCTCCCGCGGCTACGAGCGCGTGCTGGTCACCGACGCGGACGACCCCTACATTGAGCACTGGTGGCCGCCGGGCCACGTCATCGGCTGGGAGCACACCTTCGTCCACGAGAACTACGAGTTCCTCTCGGCCATCGCCGGCGACGGCGCGTTCCAGCCGAGCTTCCAGGACGGCCTGAAGGCCCAGCGGGTGCTCGCCGCCATCGAGGAGAGCGACGAGCGCGGCGAGCGGGTCTCTCTGGAATAA